GGGGTGGGGATCGCGTAGTCGGACAGGATCCGGCATCCGAGGTCACTGATGGCCACGACGCAGCGGCTGAGGCCGATGTGGACGGCCACGACCACCGGCCCGGAGGGATCGATCTCCACCGGGATGCTCGGCCGACCGACCGAACCGTCGTGCATGAGCTCCGGCCGCTCGCGGATGACCCCGGCGGACAGTAGTGCTGCCGTGGCACGGCCGACCGTCGCCACCGACAAGCCGGTGGATGTCGCGACCTCCGGACGGGTCACCGGCCCGCGGAACCGGATCGTGCGCATGACCCGCGCCGAGCTCACGTCGGACAAGCGCAGGTCAGGTGCCGGTGATCGGGTCGTCATGCCGAGGAGACTAACACAGGCAATAGACCGATCAGTCTACTATTGTTAAGTGTTTCTCTCGGCCTGACGCCAATGGTGGCCACCCGCCGCCGTCCGGCCCCACGATGTGTCGGTCCGCACTCCGATCCGAGACACCGAGGAGCCATCCGTGGCCACCGACCCGACACATCCGTCCGCCGACCACGCGGGGTTGCACTTCCACTGGTTTCTGCCCACCTACGGGGATTCGCGCAACCTCGTGGCCGGAGGGCACGGCACGCTGATGTCGGGGGACCGCCCCGCGACCCTGGCCTACCTGCGGCAGGTGGTGGCGGCGGCGGAACACAACGGGTTCGAGTCCCTCCTCACACCCACCGGTGCCTGGTGCGAGGACGCGCTGATCACCGCCGCGTTGCTCGCCGACTCGAGCGAACGAATCAAGTTCCTCGTCGCCCTGCGCCCGGGGCTCATGAGCCCGGCCCTCGCCGCGCAGATGGCGACCACTTTCCAGTGGCAGACCGATGGCCGGTTGCTGCTCAACGTGGTGACCGGCGGGGAGTCACGCGAGCAGCGCGCGTACGGGGACTTCCTGGACAAGGAGGGGCGCTATGTCAGGGCCGACGAGTTCCTCGACATCGTGCGAGGACTGTGGAGTTCGCAGGATGCGCTGTCCTACAGCGGCGAGCACCTCGCCGTCGAGGGTTCCGTTCTCGCCCGTCGACCCGACCCGGTGCCGCCGATCTTCTTCGGCGGCTCGTCGGCGGCCGGGATCCGCGTCGCCGCCCGCCACGCCGACACGTACCTGACCTGGGGTGAACCGCCGGCCGCGGTCGCCGAGAAGCTCGACCGGGTCCGCGGCGCGGCGGCCGTCCACGGCCGCACCCCGTCGTTCGGGATCCGACTCCACGTGATCTCGAGAGACACCTCGGAGCAGGCGTGGGCGGAAGCCGAGCGTCTCCTGGCGGGGATCGACCCCGAGGACGTGGCCCGCGTCCAGGCCTCGCTGGCGGCGAGCGAATCGGAGGGACAACGCCGCATGCTCGACCTGCACGGCGGCCGGACCGATTCGCTGGAGGTCTCGCCGAACCTGTGGGCCGGGGTCGGCCTGGTCCGCGGGGGAGCGGGAACCGCGCTCGTCGGATCCCACGAGGAGGTGGCCGACCGGATCGCCGAGTACGCGGGGCTGGGGCTCAGCCACTTCGTCCTCTCCGGGTACCCGCACCTGGAGGAGACGTACAGCTTCGGCGAGGGTGTACTGCCCATCCTGGCCCGTCGCGGGTTGTGGTCGTCGGGCGAGCGCCGTGAGGACACCGTGTCCGTCCCGTTCACCACCGTTGCCACCGTCGCCGACATCCGGTCCGGGGAGCCCGCCTCCGTCGGCGGGTGACGTGACGAGGAGACATCACCATGACCACTGTTCTCGCCTCTACGCCGCCGGAGACTCCTCCCGTGGCGACCGGCCCCGCCACGGATGCCCTGCCATCCGGGCGCGGTGATCCGAAGCGCCGTCGACCCCGTCGCCGGACCACCTGGCTGCGATGGCTCAGCCCCGTCCTGTTGATCCTGATCTGGCAGGTCGCCGGCGCCACCGGCGTCCTGCCGGAGCGGATCCTGCCAGCCCCGCAGCTCATCGCCGAGTCCGCTCTGGAGCTCATCGCCTCCGGCGAACTCGCGGACGCGCTGGCCGTATCGAGCGTGCGCGTGGTCCAGGGGTTCGTCCTGGGTGCCGTGGCCGGGCTCGTCCTGGGGGTGGTCGTGGGGACCTCGCGGATCGCGGACGCCCTCGTCGACCCCCCGCTCCAGATGCTCCGCGCGTTGCCCCACCTGGGGTTGATCCCGTTGTTCATCCTCTGGTTCGGCATCGGTGAGACCCCCAAGGTGCTGCTCATCGCGCTCGGAGTGGTCTTCCCGATCTACCTCAACACGGCCTCCGGACTGCGTCAGGTGGATCCCCGGCTGCAGGACATGGCGACGGTGTTCGGGTTCAGCCGACGGCAGCGACTGACCGAGGTGATCCTGCCGTCGATCGCGCCCCAGGTGCTGGTCGGGGTCCGGCAGTCGCTCGCGATCGCCTGGCTCACGCTCATCGTGGCCGAGCAGCTCAACGCGACCAACGGCATCGGCTACCTCATCATGAACGCCCGCGACTACTTCCGGATCGACGTGATCATCGTCGGACTGGTCGTCTACGCGCTGCTCGGCATCCTCACCGACGCGGTCGTCCGCGTCGCCGAGGCCCGCGCCCTGCGCCACTACCGCTGACACCCGCTCACAGCTCAGGAGACACAGGTATGACCACCACCCTCGCCCCCGCGGGCGCTCTGCGCGGCGTCACCCGCAGCTTCGGCGACACCATCGTCCTCCGGGACCTCGACCTGACCGTCCCCCGCGGAGACATCGTCGCGCTGCTCGGGCGGAGCGGGAGTGGCAAGTCCACCGCGCTGCGGATCCTCGCCGGACTGGATCGGGATCTCGACGGCGGGAGTGTCCACATCGACGGCGCCCCGGCGGTCGTGTTCCAGGACTCCCGACTGCTGCCCTGGCGGACCGTCGCCGAGAACGTGCGGCACGGCCTCAACCGGGTCGGGGTCGGGCGTGGGGAGAAGTCCGCCCGGGTCACCGGGATCCTCGCCGAGGTGGGGCTCGAGGGCCGTGAGGGCGCCTACCCGGGGGAGCTCTCCGGTGGGCAGGCGCAGCGGACCTCGCTCGCCCGGGCGCTCGTCGCGGAGCCCGCGTTATTGCTCCTCGACGAGCCGTTCGGCGCGCTCGACGCCCTCACCAGGCGGACCATGCACCGTCTCCTGCTGCGGTTGTGGGCCCACCACGGCTTCGGCGTCCTCCTGGTGACGCACGACGTCGACGAGGCGGTTGCCCTGGCCGATCGTGTGCTCGTCCTGGACGACGGCGTAGTCGGCCACACCGAGACCATCGACCGACCCCGGGGCGGGGGCGAGACGAGCCACCACCGCCGCCGCCTACTCGACGCGCTGGGCGTCGACCACACAGACGAGGACTACTCGATATGACCACGACCCTCCCCCCGATCGATCGACGATCCGCGATCCCCGCCGCCCTTCTCGCCCTGGCGTTGATCGTGGTGCTCGTCGGCGCCGGATGCGCCACCCGCGACTCCGAGGCCGCGGCCCCGGTCCCCGAGCGCGTCGACCTGGCGGGCCTGTCCGACCTCGTCCTGCGGGTGGGGGACCAGAAGGGCGGCACCCAGGCCCTGCTCACCGCGGCGGGGCAGCTCGACGACCTGCCGTACGAGGTCGAGTTCTCCACCTTCACCTCCGGGCCGCCGCAGGTCGAGGCGCTCAACGCCGGGCAGATCGACGTTGCCGTCACCGGCAACACCCCACCGGTGTTCGGGGCGGCCGCCGGGGCGCGGGCGTCGATCGTCTCCGCGTACGCCAACGGAGGTGAGGGTGACAGGATCCTCGTCCCCGGCGACTCGCCCGTGCAGTCGGTGGCCGACCTGGCGGGCCGGACGGTATTGGTGGCCAAGGGGACCTCCGCCCACGGGCATCTCCTGCTCCAGCTCCGCAAGGCCGGGGTCGCGCCGGAGTCCGTCGAGTTGGTCTTTCTCCAGCCGGCCGAGGCGGGTTCCGCGTTCTCCCGCGGCGACGCCGATGCCTGGGCGATCTGGGACCCGTACACGGCCATCACACAGACCACCACCGACGCCCGGACCATCGCGACCGCGGCCGGGGCGTCCAACGGGTTCTGGTTCGGGCTCGCCTCCCACGACGCCCTCGCGGACGCGCGGCGCCAGACCGCGATCGCGGACTTCCTGGTCCGGCTGGCGGAGGCGGGGACCTGGAGCGCGGAGAACCCGGCGCAGTGGGCCGCGTTCTACGGCGAGGCGGTGGGGTTGACCCCCGAGGCCGCCGAGCTCTCGCAGAGCCGGAGCACTCGACAGCCGGTGGCGCTGACGGACACGGTGGCCAGCGAGCAGGAGCTCGCCGACGTCTTCACCGAGGACGGGCAGATCGACCCGGTGGACATCGACCACCTGGTCGACGACAGGTTTCAGGACGTGCTCGGGCCGGTGGTCGGGCCCTTGCCCGAGAAGTAGCGGACCGTGAGCGGTCGGTCTGCGCGGTCTGTCCACACGGTCGGTTCACGAGGTCGGTCTACGAGGTGATCCCCGACCAGAGGGTGGCGATCGCCGCCCAGCCGACCATTCCGACGGTGGAGTAGAGCAACGCCCACATGAGCCCACCCACGGTCACCGCGGGCAGGTACCGGGTCAGCGGCATGCGGGTGAACCCGGCGCTGAAGTTGATCGCCGTCTGCACGCCCACGGTGAGGAAGGACAGCGGCACCGCGATCACCCCGTAGCGGGCCGACAGCCGCTGTGCCCGCTGCATGTGCCGCCCGTCCAGGTGGCGGGCCGCTCTACGGCTCAGTCTGCCGCCGCTCAGTGCCCCCCGGCCGAGCCAGTAGGTGGCATTGGCGCGCAGCATCACTATGACGAAGAGCGCGCCGAAGGCGATGGGATACGGCTGTTCCGAGATCCGGTCCACGTGAGGTGTCTGGGTGCGCCGGTGGAGGTGCCGGGGGTCAGGCGGAGGGCTTGACGTCCAACACGACGTCGAACTCGAGGAGGTTGGCCCCCTCGGCGACGGGCTTGCCGTGCTGGCCGGCGTGGGCGGTCCGGGCGTCGCCGTCGCGCCATGCGGCGAAGGACGCCTCGTCCTCCCAGGTGGTCACCACGAAGTAGCGGTCCTCGCCGGCGGTGGGACGCAGCAGCTGGAAGCCTAGGAACCCGGGGGAGTTCTCCACGGTGTGCGCGCGCTCGGCGAACCGGCGCTCGAGCTCGGCACCGGCCTGGGTCGGTACGGACAGGGCATTGATCTTCACGACGGCCATGTAGGTGAGCCTACGCTTTGGTGTCGCGGCCCCGGCCGGTCAACCCGGCAGCGAGTACCGGTCCCCGGCCCGCACCATCAACCCGTCGGCGACCAGCGAATCGAGCGCGCGCTCGCGCTGGACCGCGTCCGGCCAGACCGCGTCCAGACGGTCCCGGTCGGCTGCTCCGTCGCCGTCGCGCAGGACGTCGAGGAGCAGGCCGCGGACCTGACGGTCGGTGCCGGCGAAGGTCTGGGTCCGGCGCCGGGGCCCGTCCCACTCGGGTCTGCCGGCGGCCAGCCACGCGCAGGAGGGGGCGAGGGGGCAGTCGTCGCACCGCGGCACCCGGGCGGTGCAGACCAGCGCGCCGAGCTCCATCAGGGCCACGGAGAAGGCGACCGCCCGTTCGCGGCCCGCCGGCAGCAGGGCGTCGACCGCCGAGAGGTCGCGTCGGGTGGACGGCGGCCCGGCCTCGGCGGCCCCGCCCACCGCCCGTGCGACCACCCGCCGCACGTTGGTGTCGACCACGGGGACGCGCTGACCGTGGGCGAAGCACGCCACCGCGCGGGCGGTGTAGTCGCCGACGCCCGGTAGTGCGAGCAGGGCCTCGACGTCGGTGGGGACCTCGCCGCCGTGGTGATCGACGACGACGAGGGCGCACTCCTGCAGCCGGAGGGCGCGACGGGGATAGCCGAGTTTGCCCCACATCCGGATCACCTCGGCGGGGGATGCCGCGGCCAGTTCGGCCGGACCGGGCCACCGCTCGAGCCACGCCCGCCAGACCGGTTCCACCCGCGCGACGGGGGTCTGCTGGCTCATGACCTCGCAGAGCAGGATCTCCCACGCGCTGACGTCCGGCCCGCGCCAGGGCAGGGGTCGGCCCGCACGGTCGAACCAGGAGAGGAGAGCGGGTGTGTCGACGGAGGTCACCGTGGCTCCACGGTGGCGGAGTGTGCACAATATGAGTCATGCCTCATACCGATCCCATCAAGGCCTGGGCCTCGCTCCGCGACGGCAACCATCGATTCGTCGAAGGGCAGATGCGTCATCCCAGCCAGAATACCGAGCGGCGGGAGAAGCTCGTCGCGGCGCAGCACCCCAAGGCCGTGCTGTTCGGCTGCTCGGACTCCCGGGTGGCGGCCGAGATCATCTTCGATCAGGGCCTCGGCGACCTCTTCGTGATCCGCACCGCCGGCCACATCAGCGACTCGGCGGTGCTCGGGTCGATCGAGTACGCGGTCCACGTGCTCGACACCCCGCTCATCGTGGTGCTCGGCCACGACAGCTGTGGCGCCGTCAAGGCCACCGTCGATGCGCTGAACACCGGGGAGATCCCGCCCGGGTTCCTGCGCGACGTGGTGGAGAAGGTCTCGCCCTCGATCCTCAACGGGCGCCGTGAGGGGCTCAGCACCATCGACGACTTCGAGGCGCGCCACGTCCTGGAGACCGGTGAACTGCTCAAGCAGCGCTCCAAGATCATCAGCGACCGCATCGAGGAGGGTCGCCTCGCCATCGTCGGTGTGACCTACAAGCTCTCCGACGGGCGCGCATACCTGCGCAGCGCGTTGGGGGAGGTCGAGGACACCCCCCACGGTCCGGGCGAGGAGATGATCGCGGTCTGATGAACGCGGTCTAGGGACACGCCGCGAGGGGGATCCGGCGCGGCGCGCCCTCGGCCCTAGAGTTGGGCCCGTGCACGAACCCCAGGGCTCCCTACCGCGCGAAGTCTATGTGCGTCGCCGCGTCGCCGCCGTCGCCATCGCGGTCGTCGCCGTCCTGGCGGTGGTGCTGGCGCTGTTCCTGGCCTCCCGGGACAGCGGCACGGACACCCAGGACTCGGCGGCGGGCGGCGAGATCGACTCGGCCGAGGCGGCCACCACCTCGGAGACGACGACGTCCGAGACCACCGCCCGGGACGACGGCGGGGCCTCGCGGGGACGGTGCGCGGACGAGGACCTGAGCCTGGAGGTCTGGTCCGCCGAGCCCAACGTGCCCGTCGGGGAGGACGTCCGGTTCTTCGTCAACATCCTCAACACCTCGGACACCACGTGCGATCGCGACCTCGCCGAGGCGCCGCTGTCCTTCGAGGTCTACCGCCTGGACACGAACGTCAAGGTCTGGTCGAGCATCGACTGCACCACCCCCCGGGACGAGGACGAGGTCGACCTGCGGCCCGGTGAGCCCGAGCCCCGTCAGATCGACTGGACCGGCCGCAGCTCCGCGGAGGGCGCCTGCTCGGAGGCCGATCGGACGCCCGTCGAGGTCGGCGCCTACCAGGTCTACGCGCTGGTCGGGAACGTCTTCAGCCCGGCCGCCACCTTCAACGTGGTCGAGGGAGACTGACGTCCGGTGTGACCAACGCTCGGGGTGACCTGCGACGGCGTCCGGCCCCCGGGCATCACGCCTAGGTCGACCCCAGGCCGGTGAGCCACTGGCGGACGTGTCGGGCCCACAGGGCGCCCACCCCCTCCACGTCCGCGAAGTCGGTCTGTTCGGCGGCCAACAGTGCCGGAACCGATCCGAACCGTTCGACCAGAGCGGAGATCTGGACGGGCCGGAGTCTGGGGATGTGGGCGAGCATCCGGTGTCCACGCGCGGTGACGTGCTCGTCGAGGTCCTCCGGCTCCGCGGGCAGGCCCAGGCAGCGGGCGACGGGGCCGGGGAGGAGGAGGTCGGCGTCGGTGAGGGCGGCCAGGCGCTCGAGGCCGTTCGTCACCTGCTCGGCCGTGGGGACCGGGTTTCCGCCGGTGGGGTCCACGGCGAGGTGGTCGGCGACGAGGCCCCACAGCTCGTCCGGGGTGTCGGCCAGCAGCTCCTCGAGCTGGAGCGTGGTCTGACGCCCGTACTCGCCCATCTCCACGGTGAGTTCGGCCAGTTCGGCCCCGAGACGATCCAACCGGATCAGGCGCTGCGCCATCGTCACGACGTCGCGGACGGAGGCGTACCCGCCGATCTCCGCGCGGTCGAGTCGGGCGCGGGCTCGGGCGGTGCGGGCACCGTGGCGTTCCATGGTGGCCACGGTCTGGTCCGCGCGGGCCAACAGGACCACGGGGTCGGCCAGGACCCGGGCCTGCCCTTCCGCGTAGACGGTCACGGTGGTCATCGAGGCGGACACCGCCACCGACGGGACCCCGGTGTGCAGCGCGGTGCGCTCGGCCGCTCGGTGACGGGTCCCGGTCTCCACCGCCGGCAGGGTGGGGTCGGGGACCAGGTGGACGTTGGCGTGGGTGATGCGCGTGCCGTCCGTGGACAGCACCACGGCGCCGTCCATCTTGCTCAGCTCACGCAGCCGCGCCGGGGTGAACTCGACGTCCAGGGCCACGCCGCCGTCGCAGATCTCCTGGACGGCGGGGTCGTCGCCCAGGACGACGAGACCGCCGGTACCGCTGCGTCGGATGCGGTCCAGGGCGTCACGTAGTGGAGTGCCCGGGGCGAGACGCCGGAGGACGGCGCGCACGGCCGCGTCGACGGGTGATCCGTCGGCCGCGCGGGCGGACAGGGCGGACGTCTCAGTGCCCCTCGGCGTGGGTCTCGACCGGACGGGTGTACTCGTCGCTGGCCGGGACCTCGGCGATGACGGCCGCGTCCATCTCGATCTGGTCGCCGTTGGAGAAGGAGACGGTGGCCGGCACCGAGGTGCCGATGTCGAGGTCGT
This Dietzia psychralcaliphila DNA region includes the following protein-coding sequences:
- a CDS encoding LLM class flavin-dependent oxidoreductase encodes the protein MATDPTHPSADHAGLHFHWFLPTYGDSRNLVAGGHGTLMSGDRPATLAYLRQVVAAAEHNGFESLLTPTGAWCEDALITAALLADSSERIKFLVALRPGLMSPALAAQMATTFQWQTDGRLLLNVVTGGESREQRAYGDFLDKEGRYVRADEFLDIVRGLWSSQDALSYSGEHLAVEGSVLARRPDPVPPIFFGGSSAAGIRVAARHADTYLTWGEPPAAVAEKLDRVRGAAAVHGRTPSFGIRLHVISRDTSEQAWAEAERLLAGIDPEDVARVQASLAASESEGQRRMLDLHGGRTDSLEVSPNLWAGVGLVRGGAGTALVGSHEEVADRIAEYAGLGLSHFVLSGYPHLEETYSFGEGVLPILARRGLWSSGERREDTVSVPFTTVATVADIRSGEPASVGG
- a CDS encoding ABC transporter permease, which gives rise to MTTVLASTPPETPPVATGPATDALPSGRGDPKRRRPRRRTTWLRWLSPVLLILIWQVAGATGVLPERILPAPQLIAESALELIASGELADALAVSSVRVVQGFVLGAVAGLVLGVVVGTSRIADALVDPPLQMLRALPHLGLIPLFILWFGIGETPKVLLIALGVVFPIYLNTASGLRQVDPRLQDMATVFGFSRRQRLTEVILPSIAPQVLVGVRQSLAIAWLTLIVAEQLNATNGIGYLIMNARDYFRIDVIIVGLVVYALLGILTDAVVRVAEARALRHYR
- a CDS encoding ABC transporter ATP-binding protein; protein product: MTTTLAPAGALRGVTRSFGDTIVLRDLDLTVPRGDIVALLGRSGSGKSTALRILAGLDRDLDGGSVHIDGAPAVVFQDSRLLPWRTVAENVRHGLNRVGVGRGEKSARVTGILAEVGLEGREGAYPGELSGGQAQRTSLARALVAEPALLLLDEPFGALDALTRRTMHRLLLRLWAHHGFGVLLVTHDVDEAVALADRVLVLDDGVVGHTETIDRPRGGGETSHHRRRLLDALGVDHTDEDYSI
- a CDS encoding ABC transporter substrate-binding protein; this translates as MTTTLPPIDRRSAIPAALLALALIVVLVGAGCATRDSEAAAPVPERVDLAGLSDLVLRVGDQKGGTQALLTAAGQLDDLPYEVEFSTFTSGPPQVEALNAGQIDVAVTGNTPPVFGAAAGARASIVSAYANGGEGDRILVPGDSPVQSVADLAGRTVLVAKGTSAHGHLLLQLRKAGVAPESVELVFLQPAEAGSAFSRGDADAWAIWDPYTAITQTTTDARTIATAAGASNGFWFGLASHDALADARRQTAIADFLVRLAEAGTWSAENPAQWAAFYGEAVGLTPEAAELSQSRSTRQPVALTDTVASEQELADVFTEDGQIDPVDIDHLVDDRFQDVLGPVVGPLPEK
- a CDS encoding DedA family protein, which encodes MDRISEQPYPIAFGALFVIVMLRANATYWLGRGALSGGRLSRRAARHLDGRHMQRAQRLSARYGVIAVPLSFLTVGVQTAINFSAGFTRMPLTRYLPAVTVGGLMWALLYSTVGMVGWAAIATLWSGITS
- a CDS encoding antibiotic biosynthesis monooxygenase family protein, which gives rise to MAVVKINALSVPTQAGAELERRFAERAHTVENSPGFLGFQLLRPTAGEDRYFVVTTWEDEASFAAWRDGDARTAHAGQHGKPVAEGANLLEFDVVLDVKPSA
- a CDS encoding A/G-specific adenine glycosylase, yielding MTSVDTPALLSWFDRAGRPLPWRGPDVSAWEILLCEVMSQQTPVARVEPVWRAWLERWPGPAELAAASPAEVIRMWGKLGYPRRALRLQECALVVVDHHGGEVPTDVEALLALPGVGDYTARAVACFAHGQRVPVVDTNVRRVVARAVGGAAEAGPPSTRRDLSAVDALLPAGRERAVAFSVALMELGALVCTARVPRCDDCPLAPSCAWLAAGRPEWDGPRRRTQTFAGTDRQVRGLLLDVLRDGDGAADRDRLDAVWPDAVQRERALDSLVADGLMVRAGDRYSLPG
- a CDS encoding carbonic anhydrase codes for the protein MPHTDPIKAWASLRDGNHRFVEGQMRHPSQNTERREKLVAAQHPKAVLFGCSDSRVAAEIIFDQGLGDLFVIRTAGHISDSAVLGSIEYAVHVLDTPLIVVLGHDSCGAVKATVDALNTGEIPPGFLRDVVEKVSPSILNGRREGLSTIDDFEARHVLETGELLKQRSKIISDRIEEGRLAIVGVTYKLSDGRAYLRSALGEVEDTPHGPGEEMIAV
- the disA gene encoding DNA integrity scanning diadenylate cyclase DisA; the encoded protein is MRAVLRRLAPGTPLRDALDRIRRSGTGGLVVLGDDPAVQEICDGGVALDVEFTPARLRELSKMDGAVVLSTDGTRITHANVHLVPDPTLPAVETGTRHRAAERTALHTGVPSVAVSASMTTVTVYAEGQARVLADPVVLLARADQTVATMERHGARTARARARLDRAEIGGYASVRDVVTMAQRLIRLDRLGAELAELTVEMGEYGRQTTLQLEELLADTPDELWGLVADHLAVDPTGGNPVPTAEQVTNGLERLAALTDADLLLPGPVARCLGLPAEPEDLDEHVTARGHRMLAHIPRLRPVQISALVERFGSVPALLAAEQTDFADVEGVGALWARHVRQWLTGLGST